ACGTTGTCCGCAGCTGTGGGCACAAAGGTGGCGCCACTTATGCCATGGAGTGCGGTCGTCACGGCGACGACAACCACGACCTCACCTTCAGGACCCGGACCCCAAGCCGCGTCGTACCGTTCCGTGACGGAACCTGCGGAGAACAAGTCACGCCGGCAGCGCGCACAGCACAATTATCATCACGATGCGGCCGAGCTCGTCTGTGCCGCCGCCGTCGCAACACTCACCAGCCTTGTGGGGCTCTTGCCACGCCCGCCCGCCACCTGCAACCACACAGAGGCAAAGTCACATGACGTCAACTGCAGACGACGTCCGAGGCGGAGTTGCCGGCAGCCTGCCGGAATGCGGAGCGAgtgtctgcctgcctgcctgtcaTTCCATCCCACAGCGCGTCTGGAATCCCGGACCCGATGGAGTGAGCGACTCCCCATCGCAACGTACGTATGGTCGTTCATCATCAAAGatgaattgttgttgttttgccttTTGGAAGATGTTCGACAGCCTTCAAACAATCCAAACGCATCCTCCGATCCAGTGTTTGTCAGGCCTGGTCCTCAGGGCACACCATCCATTTCCATGTCTGCCTTCACTaacacaggtgaggatcgtGATCAGGCTTGGCCAGAGCTTGCCGATGATCATTGGGATCACCTGCGTTGGAATAGGGAGACAGGCGGGATGGTGTTCCCCGAGGGCCAGACTTGCCTTCGAATCGATTGACAAATGTCACCCGCAACCGATCACAATGTACAACCGCTGCACTCATCCCtcattgtttttactttgtgagCGTCTTGAACATACATGATGAACACACTCATGACTTGTGCAAATATCAACTGATTATTCCGTGTACAACTGCAAAGTGCACCTACAAATATCATATATTAAACACACAAAGTATAAACATCAAATCAACACCGTAGCaaataagctttttttcaaACGAGCAAACTTGTTTAGTCCTATTTACTGCTGAACAATATAGTGAGATGCCATCTATGGGTGGACAGTGTAAGTGCAGGCATATTCAATGGCTGGCAGAGCAAAATCAATTATACACTCAGAAACTTCGAGCAATTAGCCCCCCAAATCCCGATATTGTAACTGCATAGCCAAGGAGAAGAATTCCCAACACAGTCCAAGTCTTGTCCCTGACAATCAAAGATGAGTCCAGTGCCTGCTGGACTCCAAATCAAAAGTGTCACACTTACTGGAGTCCAGGGACGTTCCTGTTGCCTCTGAAaagatgcgcacacacacacgcagtgtTTGACTACACGTTGTCAGCTTTAAATCCGTAGCCGACGTAGCAGCGGTGGCTTACGGGAatctgttgccatggtaacgctATCGGTGCCCCACGCCAGCGTGCCTGAGACAAACATGGCAGTGATCAAACATGTGAAGATTGGCACACGCACAAGCGTGTGCGCGCACGTACCTGAGAGCGGAGTGTCCACCAAGGTGCCCCCTGCTGGCTCGCTGCGCACGTGCAGGGACGAGTCTAGAAGTGAGGTCACGTGACAAGAAAGGCAAGACTTGCACTTTGGAGATTTGGAAAGCAGTTGCAGATGCTCACTTATTTTCTTTCTGCTGCTGTCCTTTTACATCGACGACAGGCGGGCGACCTTTCAGTGAGTCGGCCCTACCGTTGACCTTTTACATCGACGACAGGCGGGCGACCTTTTCAGTGAGTCGGCCCTACCGTTGACCTTTTACATCGACGACAGGCGGGCGACCTTTCAGTGAGTCGGCCCTACCGTTGACCTTTTACATCGACGACAGGCGGGCGACCTTTCAGTGAGTCGGCCCTACCGTTGACCTTTTACATCGACGACAGGCGGGCGACCTTTCAGTGAGTCGGCCCTACCGTTGACCTTTTACATCGACGACAGGCGGGCGACCTTTCAGTGAGTCGGCCCTACCGTTGACCTTTTACATCGACGACAGGCGGGCGACCTTTCAGTGAGTCGGCCCTACCGTTGACCTTTTACATCGACGACAGGCGGGCGACCTTTCAGTGAGTCGGCCCTACCGTTGACCTTTTACATCGACGACAGGCGGGCGACCTTTCAGTGAGTCGGCCCTACCGTTGACCTTTTACATCGACGACAGGCGGGCGACCTTTCAGTGAGTCGGCCCTACCGTTGACCTTTTACATCGACGACAGGCGGGCGACCTTTCAGTGAGTCGGCCCTACCGTTGACCTTTTACATCGACGACAGGCGGGCGACCTTTCAGTGAGTCGGCCCTACCGTTGACCTTTTACATCGACGACAGGCGGGCGACCTTTCAGTGAGTCGGCCCTACCGTTGACCTTTTACATCGACGACAGGCGGGCGACCTTTCAGTGAGTCGGCCCTACCGTTGACCTTTTACATCGACGACAGGCGGGCGACCTTTCAGTGAGTCGGCCCTACCGTTGACCTTTTACATCGACGACAGGCAGGCGACCTTTCAGTGAGTCGGCCCTACCGTTGACCTTTTACATCGACAACAGGCGGGCGACCTTTCAGTGAGTCGGCCCTACCGTTGACCTGTCTAACCGAGCTGGCGGGGTTGTGAAGGGTGGCCTCACTTATTTGCTATCGTTGTCTTTGTTATTCTCAGATCACTTTTCCTTataatccgattttttttttttttatcccgatCAGCCCGAGTGGAGCCGCGCGTTGGGCCTGCCCGACTGTTTGCAGTGTCGAGCACAAATGTCGGCTGCTTTTCGTTGtactgtgttttatttttaagtgctGCGAAGGATATTTTGGATTTGCGGGTTTTGTTGTCTTTAGTTTGGGCCTCACTGTCCACGTTGGAGCCATTCAGTCAACAGAATCATTTTTACATGTCAAGATTTATGCTGCATtggaggatggtcggaagtcggattcaTCCCAGTTGggttttcccagttccgacctgaaagcatTCGAgacgaaagtaaacaaccaaaatggctgatagtgatatatatatatatatatatatttttttctattgtggtcctcaaaactcacctccagcaaacttgccttctcacaattttgcttcatttattgtctttttttcatgaACATTCCTTGCAGTTCAGTAGTTGAGCGTATGATTTCATGCCGGGAGACCGCGGCATCCTGTCACGTATGTTGcgttatgtcaaatatttaggaatgaagaaagctatctagttttatactcgagtcattgtgttttaccattcacggtctgtgtttcacATTGAAGTCCGTCGGTGAAATCGGGGTACTTTTTTCCTCCCGACTttgcaagtgggatttccgagttcaagggggcgttcccgtcctgctttgaactcggaaaagtctgacttccgaccatcctcgaatgcagcataaatcatgtgactttttcctttttctaaaACACGGACGGCACAACAAGCATCTTGTAGCTTTTTGTTGAAGGTGGCGCTCACCCGTGCCGCCCGTGTGTACACGCGTGTTGTCCTGGGCCAAAGTTGAAAGGTGAAGAACGGGAGGGCTGGCCGACGGACGGGTCCACGGGAGTTGCTGAGCGTGAAGGTCAACTGCAGGTGGACTGAAGGAAGTCATCTGAGGCGTCACTGCGGAACACGACAAGAAGTAGGAGGTGGCTGTAATCCGGTGCGGTTGCTGGTCAGCGGCGCAGGCCATGGTCACCATGTGCTGACCTCCGTCTTTGTCCAGCAGGTGAGTCTGCCGGCCGTTTCCTGTTCAACACAACACACGCGCCGTCTGCTCATCAGCACTTTCATGTGCTAGCTCGCGACTCGCTAGTGCCAAAAGATGTTGCTACCGTTTGCTTGGGAGCGCTCGCCGCCTgtgggaagaagaaaagattggaTTGATCACTGATCGGCGATCAACTCGGAATGTCTGCTAAGCCTCGTTTCTACCGCCGGTATCTACTCTGCTCTGCATTTAGCCCCGTCTCCACCAACAAATCTACCCGGCTCTACTCGCTTTTTTTTGGTACCTGCTCCTTTGCACATCTaaaaaaagtagcccagttCCAAAACGCGACTTCATTATTTTGGAGGCCAATGGTTGGTTcgagacatgtcgtcatcaatgtgcagctgCGCAAACCGCCACCCCGGGAAAACCGCTGCCATTAACGATGAAGAGAGGACAGCGATGGCTTAACCTTTTGAACAAGATTGAACGCAGCTTCCTGCAGTAGTCATTCGATGCCTTCTGGCTGAAATAAACGGTCACAAACCAAGTACCAGGTACCAAAAAAACATCCGCGATATCCATACTTTTTGCCTGTGTGCAATGCACGCTAGCTGCGGTCGCTTTAGCATGACGTCACTGGCGAGGTGAGGAGGGGCTTTCCGGGTGGCGGCCGTGCCAGTGGAGACACGCACTGCTTTTTGGTGTAGAGTAGGGTAGATACAGTCAGTGGAAACGAGGCTGTAGTTGAGCACTTGCGCTCGCTCTTGTAGCCAAGAAGCCCACACAGCAGCCTGTCCTCGGTTCTTGCTCTACACAACGCGACTCGACGTGTTTGAGGACATGCGAGTGTCTTGTGTTGTCATTACCTTCTTGGTGGGCTGAGGAAGACGAGGACCACGCTGAGGACAAAAGAGGACACCAAAGTTTACAAGCAGGCTCTTATTGTGTCTTTGAGAATGAAAGCGTTTGGACCAAGTACACAAGTGGTCATGGACGTGGTCTGCAGCAGGAGTGGAAGCGGATTGGTCCCAGGCGTGCTCGCCTTCTGTTTGCTTGATGACATCAGACTCAATCAGACTTTCTTGGTCTGCAGCCAAACAATTCTAATCAACATGACGCAACGACGGCTTGTAGCAGAAGATATGAAAAAGTACCTGTGGAATCGGTCCAAGTGGCTTCGCCTGCTTGAGCCAAAAGGAAAGTAGATCACAGCGTCAGGTTGAGCTTTTTGCTCTTTTGTCATGTGCCAATGTTGGTTCCCGACGGCCGAGGAAGATTGTCTCACCCGGCAGGCCGAGCAGAAAGTGGCTGTCGGCGGTTCCTTCCAAACAGGCGCAACCAAGAGCCAGCCGTCAATCACCTTTTGATTTGACATTTGGCCTGAGGCCCCGCCCCTCCGACATACCCGCCTCACCTGTGTACTCCGGCGGAGAGGCCCCTCCCTCCAATGACGTCAGCGCCcctgacaaccaatcacaggtctCACATTCTTCCTGCTTTTGCCCCTCCCTCTTCCGCTCACCTGTGGCTCCCGTGGCTCCGCCCATTCCGCTCAAAAGCTTCTCTCCATTGGCTGAAGCACAATGGGCACACTCATGAGTGAGGACATTTGAATTGATTGGGGTCCATCGTCATTCAAGTTTGAAGAGACCTTCACCGTTTGGATGTGCGTCCACGTCGTCAGAATCTGCCGACGCACAAAAGAAATGAACCAGCAAGGTAAGGCCACGCCCACCCGTGCATCCGGGACCAACACGTCGTACTTGTCGTACGTGTTGGTCAGCAAGCTGCTGCAAAGCTCAAGTCTGATTTTGCACTGTTTgactttgctttcttttcttttcttcctttgacTTGGCAGTCTGGCAGCGCCTTTGCCACGAGAATGCTTTCCCGCCGCTCGGCGTGGGTTCGCGTACCTGTCGAAGCATCCACGCCGCCCTCAGCGCGTCCTGCAGCCGCCGAGACCTCTTGACCACCTGGCAGGTGACAAAGAAGCGTCATCTTGGGACACGTGGTCGGCTTCCGACCCAGATGTTCACTCACCGCTGACGTCGGGGAGGGACGACGACACGCCGGGTCTGACGCCTGCTGCTGCGTGGAGCGGATGTGAAAAAGGAACAATCAAGGAGATGAGCTCAACGACCAAGGTAAGCAAGCCGCCATGAAGGTGAGAAACTAGCAAAGAGCGAGATGAGCTAACGATGAAGGAGACGACGGGCGCTAGAAAAGTGCCGCAACTTTGACGGTGACGAGTCTCAGCTGCAGCAAGTCGGCCtccttttgtttgcttttgtgggGGTGAGAGGAAAGTGCTGGTGTGCTGCGGGTGTTTGTCACAAGGATGCGAAAGTGGGCTGATTTTGAGGACGGGAAAAGCTGTGACTTACCCGAAGCCCCCGCTGCGCTCTGGTGGGCACTCGCAGGTCCtgctggagaggagggagggtggggggtgaATGGCGCTCGGGTTTCCTGCTCTTAATGAAAAACTTGACAAAGGTTGCCTTTCATTCAGATCTTTTCCCTTTCTTTGTCCCACTAAGAGTGACTTTGGATTGACTTTATGTTATGTGGGAAGGTTACGAGGCGAAAGGTGGGCCCGTCTCACCCTCCTGCTTTGTGGAGTCGGCGTCATCTGAAAGGAAAACAACACATCCACATTGTTCTCCAATTTGTCTTTGTTGCCTGCCTTGAATGCGGCCGGCGCTTGATTGGCTAGCACGCTATGCTTtgccttcacacacacacaagtcaaaGGCCCCTCGACCCCCAGACTGCATTTGATCCCTTTTCATTTCCATTCTTCCGCCTTTCCATTCTGTCGGCATGCTTTCACTTGTTGCCAGCCAAGAAGCGACTTGCGCTCGCTTGGAACCAGCCGTCGAGCCTAATGGTGACAACGGGCGCTCTTTGCAGGTCGCCGAGTAAAATGGGCGAGAACGCGGCGGGCCTAACTGGGCTTCGACCTACCCTCGTCCTCCTCGGACCGGTCGACCTCCGCCTCCTCGGCCGGCTCCGTCTCCTCGCGCTCTGGAAAAGAAGCGCAAGGCTCACGTCGGCGAGTGGCAAACAGCAAATGGCCGCCAATGCTTGGCCGTACCCTCCACGGAAGCTGCCCGTGCCACTGATACCAGGACAACCAGCAGGGACATCGCGATCAAGTTCCTGAGGAGAACCCAATGTGATCGTTTCATGCATCACACAGTTCATCTATATCAATCATCTTTGAGATCATAAGTCATCGCCGTATCGGTCCAAGGGTCGTTACGGCGATCAGCATTCAATCACTCATCAATCAGTATCCAGCATTTCTGCTCTCCAAGTTTACTCACCGAGGCGACATGACGATGCTGCTCTGCACAAAAGTTCTGCTTCAGCATTTTATACCCAGGGGGCGGGCTTAGGCcactgtgtgcgtgcgtgtgtgaagaCCACCAAGCTTCCTCATTGATGGTTTTGTGGAAACTTCATCTCGTTCATGTCAGTCACTCTTCCATGTGGGTAACTGGACCACAGACTGACCCCCACCTCCCACCGCGTAACCTAACCCCACCCGCCTCCGTACCTGCAATTAACTTTGGATTCTGAAAGAAACTTGAAATAGCCGAGAGCGAGACAGaaggaaaaagaaggaaaggGCACAGGGGGGTGGCGGGGTATCAAGTGAAAGCTGACAAGAGAAAGAACGCTCGGGAGAACGAGCAAGAGTGGGAATCTTGAAGTCCAAATCTTTTTACTGACATCAATTGGttgctgagaaaaaaatgtccttGCTGAGGACTGCGAATGTTCCAAAGGTGCACGTGGTGTCATCATGCACAACTTGCAGCGCCGTAAAGGGTCAACTGAAGTCCAGTCGTGCAGTTTTGTCAAAGGCATTAAAATCCCGCAGGAGACTCGTTTGTGGGTAATGGCCGTTTGCTTTGTTGATTTGACCCGAGACATTCCAAGTGGGGCGGGCTGACTGGAGCTGGAACTTTTGGCCAACCGATTTGCTCAACACGTCAATGATCAATATGAAGAAAATACAGTAAGGCAAGAATGCAGGATGGACTgaacaaaggctttttttttttattaacaaataCACTAGAAAGCCGCAAAtacaaaatccaacaaatcaagaACCCTGACCAACAGGCTGACAGCAACAAAGACCCGCCTGCCAAAGAGTGAAAGAAGGCAGGGAACCCAAGACAAGGACAAACACGGGTGGCTGATTGGAAGACACGAGGGGAGGGGGGGCTTGACGAGCACAGCTGCAAGTAAAAGGCCTAACTGGCAAGACTGGAACACAAGAAAAGAAACCTGAGAAGAAAGGAAGCTAAATAGAATTTCGACAAATGACAACAAGTCCAAGGTGAGTGttgaaatgtgatttattgCGTCAAGCGCTACACATCTGCCGCGTATGTTCATTAGAAAGCGGATGGGAAGTCGTCATGGCAAAAGTCTTCCAGGCAGTCCCACGTGTAATTACGCTTGCTTCTGCAAACACACAGAACAAAACACCTGTCAAAGTTGCGCAAGTAGATCCAGATCTGGACAACGATGGGGTCACCCTCTCAGTTGGAGCTTGAAGGTCGCGTTCACTCCTGAAGGAAGGAAAGCAGAAGATGAATGTTAAGTCTTAGTTCTTCCTGCCgacattttgctgtatttcagGCGTCAGATGTGAAGGTGGGATTTACCCCGAGGTGGGCGGGCGTGACGTCTGACTTGTCAACAAGAGTTGCTGCAAAAGAGCAACAAACACGCAAGGTCAACAAGTGACTTGGAGCTGAACATACGTGTTCTACCACTCATTAGTTACCCTCAGTGGAGTCGAAGATTTGCCAGCTCTTGTCACGTTCTTGAACATTCTGCCCCTCCTCTGTGCCCACTTCCTCCTTGGTGCCATCCCTGCCAAGCTCCACGTCCTCCATGCTGACACTGGTATCGGATCCTCTGCCACCCTTGGGAGGGTTTTCATCTTCTTCTCTGATCTCCTCCCCTTCCATCACGTCTGACTGGTCAGACAAGTCCATTTCTGCGATCTGGCTTCCTTCCCGGGCCTGAGCGTCCTCCTCATCTAAGACCTCAGGCCCCACCTCACCTCCCTCCTCTAATGTGGCCACGGGGTCAGCACCGTCGCCCTCATCATCATTACCGGCCCTGGTGGCGTCCGACTCAGACTCACCGCTTGTCGTCTTCTTGTCCTTTTCTGCCTCCAAACTTGACTCTGACGACAGAAGGTAGCAGAATCTCAAACTTGGTCAGCTTGTCTCAATGTGGCCTTAGGGTATCAGTTAATGGTAAAACAGCAGCTGACCTGATTCTGACTCGGACGATTCCACAGAGTCCGGCAAGTCCGGAGTCTCCGGAGACCCGGGTGATTCTGGGGAGTCGGGTGATTCTGGGGAGTCGGGTGATTCTGAGGTCTCTGCTGAATCAGCAGAGTTTGATGATTCCACAGAATCTGCTGATTCTGCGGACTGGGTTGACTCTGCAGAGTTGGGTGACTCTGGCGAATCAGCAGACTCTCGTGATGCCACAGACTCTGCTGATTCCGCAGACCCTGGTGTATCCACAGACTCTGAGGATCCTGCAGACCCTGGTGTAACCACAGACTCTGAGGATTCTGCAGACTCGGATGACTTTTTGGAATCTGCTGATTCTAGAGACTCTGGAACTGTCCAAGAATAGAAACTGTTTCTCAACTGTCTACTCGTTTTGTGTTGGGGGTGCAAAAAGTCCTTTGAGTCTTTGACAGACTTGACTAGACAAAAAAGACATACAGTCGTACCTTGACTTTCCGTGGAGGACTTGTCAGAGCCTTCTGCTGCTCCTTCTGCGGAGATAGTGTTTTGTTGACATGTTGATGTCATCACTATACAGACCAACTTGCACGTTTTAGTTTTTCAGTATGTTAGCATGGAAACATTTAGGATTCTTCAACAGGATGCATAGTAAAAGTGACTTCAAGCGGGCCAGCTAGTCTTCTTGTAAACACACGCATCATTTGTGTCATTCCTTTTTGACTTGTCAAGAACAGCACCACAAATATTGAGGATCCAGCCCTAAGAGACACGCTACCTGAATCCGGAGCGTCGGAAGCACCTGCGGACATGAATGAGACACTTGGTCAAGTGACACGGCACAAAGGAGACAATTCTGAAGGATTCAGACCTTGGCGCTCCACTTGCTCGATATCCTCGTGGTCTGCTTGCGCTGAGCAACACAAAATAACGGATGACTCCTTTGAACAGCACAAGAACGAGACCAGCTCAGACTCTACCTTGGCCTTGTTCTTGCGAGTCGTCGAGATCTGCGGACACAAACCTTCCAGTCAGGACCAGAagagacacacaaacaaaggcacgTCAAAGCACTCTCAAACCTGGAGAATCGGACGTGTCGCGTGACTCTGTAGGAGCTGGAACACAAATGGACAAGATTCAGAAGGAAGCGCACTTTCAGATCTGCTCTTCATGCCGTTGACATTTTTTCAACCGTCACTTGTAAAAGTCAACACCAACAAAAGGAGGACAAGACGCATGCTGAGCATATCCTATTTGATTTGGATGAGGCTCCGCCCACCACATGCTGCGCATTTTGTGATGGGGCCACCGTGTGTCTGGAGCGCACCTGGCCGTGATGTTGCCGGAGCTTGCGTTGTTGCTTTTCCTGCGGGAACAAAACATTGACATTCAAGACCAGgccaaaaaaaaggcaaagctttttttcttctgcgtCCAAAACAAATTTACCGTCAAAGTGAGCGATCAGCGCCGCACTTTTGTCTGTAACAGATCAAGCACATTTCTGTTGAAACCCAACTGTAAATTGCGGGGCGGCagggctcagtggtagagtgctccagattgtgggttcgatcctcagcACTTGTGACTATATCCAAGTGTCATTGAGCCAGACACTCGAACCCCAaattgctcccagtggacctggcagcgtgtgtgtgtgcgtgcgtgcgtgcgtgtgtgtgtgtgtgtcaatggGAGGCTTTGTAAAACGCTTTGGGCACCATCTAACGcactatttataacaaaaacGAATAAAATGTCCAATCGTCATTTGGccacacaaaaaagtctttcATTCATCTCAAAATCGAAAACAAAGGTGAGAGCCAATGTTGGAATGTTTACGGCTCACCAGAAATTGGAGCAGCTGCACAAAGGCTGGCAAGAGTGACGAGCGCGAACAGTGGGACACACCtgcaaaacacacgcacacacacgcatacaatCAACACCATTGCAACACACACTCACTGAAATACATCAACTCCAAATAAGCACATTGTAATCATCCCACATGCATTACACACAAGACACAGTTTCTTGCGACCCTCGTAGCGGCCGTCCCACATCGTGGTTTGAAAAGCGCCGTGAATTTGCAAACGTGAGAGAGGCTACAAAGCGTCTCGTCTTCAAGTGCGACCGCTCGCTCGGCCGGCTTCTTCATTGCACGTCACACCTGCAAAAAGTGGATCAAAAAGGCCATCCTCCGTTTTGTGGGCAACTTGCCGAAAGGTTGCCACGGTCGCGCTGAGTTGCCTGCAAAGTCGTCAACTCACCGTGTCAACATTTTGGCGAGACGGCCGGCGACGTCAGCGAGATCTCACGTCAGCTTCTCCTGTCGCAGCGACTCAACTTCAACCTCTCGAGTGGCGCCGCAGACAGCCGGCGCTTTTATGGGCCGGCCGGGTCCACGCCTCCTCACGCCCCGCCCACCCGAGCGACCAGATGACGAGAGCGCAGCGGAAGGAGACACACCGGGGCGAGACGAGACCGGGAGGAAAGAAGAGTGAATAGACGACGAGAGCGGACATGAAGAAGACATACGAGTGGAGGCCACCGGTCGCAGGTCCAAGATGTCAAGGGGGACCTTCACCTTCTTCATGGTGGCAGCCAAAGCTGAACAAGGAGCAGGTCGGCCGCATTCGGCTGGCGCTGGAAGAACCTCATCTGCAACTTGTATGCGCGGCTTCCACTATCGCGTTTGGGAAATCACGTTGAAGTTTGCCGAAGGaatcaatgaaatgaaatgaaatgaggtCCTTATCAGCCTGCGCCAAAAGGAGTTCCTCGAAAAAAGACGCTCCGAGCGGCAAATCCACTGGGCTCATTTTGATTTTCAACTGGTCCATAAAGAGCTTGATAAAAGATGGGACCATTTGTGAGGGTCTTCCGAGTGGTTGGTCCTTGGTTTTTAGAGCGGACCCGGCTTGGAACGTCACCTTGTGTGTCGTAGGTGAAGAAGGAAATGCGCACTTTGGTTTTGCGATGGCCACAGGTTGCAAATGGAATTATTCTGCATTCAGCAGCCGTGAAAGCAAAGGTTTTGCTCGTCAAATTGAACAAGTACGGAAAAAATGTGACTTGATgagatgatgatttttttgttcatgatgtcaatcattttgtgttctttttgtcTCAGGTCTTGAACGCCGTGGCTTCATCCCTGTGCACCATTTTGGCCCAAGTTGTGCAAGCGTGCCGTCTGGTGGCAATCCAACAGGAAGTGCCAAGGTGGCCATGATATCGACAAAAGCGTGCGACGTGCTGGCCAAACGTGCCATTGGGAAGGCGGCGGCGCTCGTCACGACAGGTCAGTGGCCATTTTGAAAGTTTTGCCATATGCAAGATTCATGTGCTCAGCTGAGGGCAAGCGGCTCATTTTGCAAACGTGGACGGAGCTCGTGTTTTGTGCCGGCTCTAGCAAGCAAGTTCATCTGCTCCTCGCTCGCTTCAATGTCCTTTTCCGCTTAATGCTGAAACGCGAACATTGCCGAGTCATCATGTGGCGCCTCGTCCACACATATGAGGACAGACTTTCCTTCAAGGAGCAAAAGCAAATATATGAACATACGTGACGGGTTCGTGATTGCATGACTGGCAACTTTTATTATCAACCTGCAAGTGCTCGTTACACGTCTTTACGCCCGACCGCCAACCGCTTTGGATTTCCTTTTGGACGCTGCGTTTCTTGCCACAAGTTTGCCTCGAGGACGGCCAGCCGGACCTTTGGGGCCCCTGGACCCGCTGGGAACGCTGGCGCCATGAACATGAAGCAGATTGGAGGCGGGGCTCAGACCGGCGGTGGCCAGGATTTCGGCTTTAGTGGAAAGAGGACTGAACTTGTCCTTGCGTCCCATGTCTGGACTCTCATCATCTGGAAGAAGACACAATCGGGAGTTTTGCCAAATGTTTGGATTTGATCTGGCCAATGAAAAGTCTTGTGATCACGAGAGGATTCAGCCTGGTCAAGTCAAGTGCTGCTCTTTGGACTCTTTTAAACATGAGTTGAAAGCCAAATTGGAGCCAGTTTTTCATTAGAGCCGGCGTTGATTTGAGCCGGCTTGCGTTCCCTCGCATCATCCATTCGTTGAGAATCAAATCAGGCAAACCAGACTTTGAAGACGCCATCTGACCTTCTTCCGCTCCAGCGCCGCCATTTGCCGCTGCGGCGTCTGCAAAGCAATTCAAGAAAGGTCATGTGATCGAATGCCCGGCAGCG
The sequence above is drawn from the Vanacampus margaritifer isolate UIUO_Vmar chromosome 17, RoL_Vmar_1.0, whole genome shotgun sequence genome and encodes:
- the LOC144037164 gene encoding uncharacterized protein LOC144037164 isoform X2; this encodes MSPRNLIAMSLLVVLVSVARAASVEEREETEPAEEAEVDRSEEDEDDADSTKQEGPASAHQSAAGASAAGVRPGVSSSLPDVSGGQEVSAAAGRAEGGVDASTDSDDVDAHPNANGEKLLSGMGGATGATGALTSLEGGASPPEYTGTADSHFLLGLPGEATWTDSTDQESLIESDVIKQTEGEHAWDQSASTPAADHVHDHLSWSSSSSAHQEGGERSQANGNGRQTHLLDKDGVTPQMTSFSPPAVDLHAQQLPWTRPSASPPVLHLSTLAQDNTRVHTGGTDSSLHVRSEPAGGTLVDTPLSGTCAHTLVRVPIFTCLITAMFVSGTLAWGTDSVTMATDSQATGTSLDSSGGRAWQEPHKAGSVTERYDAAWGPGPEGEVVVVVAVTTALHGISGATFVPTAADNVEVDDTC
- the LOC144037164 gene encoding uncharacterized protein LOC144037164 isoform X3, which encodes MSPRNLIAMSLLVVLVSVARAASVEEREETEPAEEAEVDRSEEDEGPASAHQSAAGASAAGVRPGVSSSLPDVSGGQEVSAAAGRAEGGVDASTDSDDVDAHPNANGEKLLSGMGGATGATGALTSLEGGASPPEYTGTADSHFLLGLPGEATWTDSTDQESLIESDVIKQTEGEHAWDQSASTPAADHVHDHLSWSSSSSAHQEGGERSQANGNGRQTHLLDKDGVTPQMTSFSPPAVDLHAQQLPWTRPSASPPVLHLSTLAQDNTRVHTGGTDSSLHVRSEPAGGTLVDTPLSGTCAHTLVRVPIFTCLITAMFVSGTLAWGTDSVTMATDSQATGTSLDSSGGRAWQEPHKAGSVTERYDAAWGPGPEGEVVVVVAVTTALHGISGATFVPTAADNVEVDDTC
- the LOC144037164 gene encoding uncharacterized protein LOC144037164 isoform X4, whose translation is MSPRNLIAMSLLVVLVSVARAASVEEREETEPAEEAEVDRSEEDEGPASAHQSAAGASAGVRPGVSSSLPDVSGGQEVSAAAGRAEGGVDASTDSDDVDAHPNANGEKLLSGMGGATGATGALTSLEGGASPPEYTGTADSHFLLGLPGEATWTDSTDQESLIESDVIKQTEGEHAWDQSASTPAADHVHDHLSWSSSSSAHQEGGERSQANGNGRQTHLLDKDGVTPQMTSFSPPAVDLHAQQLPWTRPSASPPVLHLSTLAQDNTRVHTGGTDSSLHVRSEPAGGTLVDTPLSGTCAHTLVRVPIFTCLITAMFVSGTLAWGTDSVTMATDSQATGTSLDSSGGRAWQEPHKAGSVTERYDAAWGPGPEGEVVVVVAVTTALHGISGATFVPTAADNVEVDDTC
- the LOC144037164 gene encoding uncharacterized protein LOC144037164 isoform X5, which gives rise to MSPRNLIAMSLLVVLVSVARAASVEEREETEPAEEAEVDRSEEDEDDADSTKQEAGPASAHQSAAGASAAGVRPGVSSSLPDVSGGQEVSAAAGRAEGGVDASTDSDDVDAHPNANGEKLLSGMGGATGATGALTSLEGGASPPEYTGTADSHFLLGLPGEATWTDSTDQESLIESDVIKQTEGEHAWDQSASTPAADHVHDHLSWSSSSSAHQEGGERSQANGNGRQTHLLDKDGVTPQMTSFSPPAVDLHAQQLPWTRPSASPPVLHLSTLAQDNTRVHTGGTDSSLHVRSEPAGGTLVDTPLSGTLAWGTDSVTMATDSQATGTSLDSSGGRAWQEPHKAGSVTERYDAAWGPGPEGEVVVVVAVTTALHGISGATFVPTAADNVEVDDTC
- the LOC144037164 gene encoding uncharacterized protein LOC144037164 isoform X6 → MSPRNLIAMSLLVVLVSVARAASVEEREETEPAEEAEVDRSEEDEDDADSTKQEAGPASAHQSAAGASAAGVRPGVSSSLPDVSGGQEVSAAAGRAEGGVDASTDSDDVDAHPNANGEKLLSGMGGATGATGALTSLEGGASPPEYTGTADSHFLLGLPGEATWTDSTDQESLIESDVIKQTEGEHAWDQSASTPAADHVHDHLSWSSSSSAHQEGGERSQANGNGRQTHLLDKDGVTPQMTSFSPPAVDLHAQQLPWTRPSASPPVLHLSTLAQDNTRVHTGGTDSSLHVRSEPAGGTLVDTPLSGTCAHTLVRVPIFTCLITAMFVSGTLAWGTDSVTMATDSQATGTSLDSSGGRAWQEPHKAGSVTERYDAAWGPGPEAADNVEVDDTC